Proteins from a genomic interval of Nocardia sp. BMG51109:
- a CDS encoding medium chain dehydrogenase/reductase family protein — protein sequence MDNNIVTTGVTEIVLPDKVEPDGLQVAVRDLPAPVAGQVVLRMEATGVSFAEQQMRRGKYFDQPPFPFVPGYDLVGTVTAVGPGADTALIGRRFAAITKTGAWADHVLVDAADLLPVPDGLDPAAVATVLINGITAWQMLHRTAEARPGGTVVVLGANGGVGSTLVQLARHAGMTVIGTAAARHHDTVRELGATPVDYRAPDMYDRIRKIAPDGVDAVFDHIGGPGVAQSWRLLRRGGTLVSYGTAATKDEDGNSQLPVLKLFAQLAAWNSLPNGKSAHFYSFWAGRRCQETFQRRLREDLTRVLRLVADGALTPQIAARFPLSEAASALKLAESRTVTGKVVIVPDTRRP from the coding sequence ATGGACAACAACATCGTCACGACCGGCGTCACCGAGATCGTCCTGCCGGACAAGGTCGAACCGGACGGTCTACAGGTCGCCGTCCGCGACCTCCCGGCACCGGTCGCGGGCCAGGTCGTGCTGCGCATGGAGGCGACCGGCGTGTCGTTCGCCGAACAGCAGATGCGCCGCGGCAAGTACTTCGACCAGCCGCCGTTTCCCTTCGTGCCCGGCTACGACCTTGTCGGCACCGTGACCGCCGTCGGCCCCGGCGCCGACACCGCGCTCATCGGCCGCCGGTTCGCCGCGATCACCAAGACGGGCGCCTGGGCCGACCACGTACTCGTCGACGCCGCCGACCTGTTGCCCGTGCCGGACGGCTTGGATCCGGCGGCCGTCGCGACCGTGCTGATCAACGGGATCACCGCGTGGCAGATGCTGCACCGCACGGCCGAGGCCCGCCCCGGCGGAACCGTCGTCGTGCTGGGCGCCAACGGTGGTGTCGGATCGACACTCGTGCAGCTGGCGCGGCATGCCGGGATGACGGTCATCGGCACCGCGGCGGCGCGCCACCACGACACGGTGCGCGAGCTGGGCGCCACCCCGGTCGACTACCGCGCCCCGGACATGTACGACCGGATCCGGAAGATCGCACCGGACGGCGTGGATGCGGTGTTCGACCACATCGGTGGCCCCGGCGTGGCGCAGTCGTGGCGGCTGCTGCGCCGCGGCGGCACGCTGGTGTCCTACGGCACGGCCGCGACCAAGGACGAGGACGGCAACTCGCAACTGCCGGTACTGAAGCTGTTCGCACAGCTCGCGGCATGGAACTCCCTGCCCAACGGCAAGTCCGCCCACTTCTACAGCTTCTGGGCGGGTCGGCGCTGCCAGGAAACCTTCCAGCGCCGGCTGCGCGAGGACCTCACCCGGGTACTGCGGTTGGTCGCCGACGGCGCCCTCACACCGCAGATCGCCGCGCGGTTCCCCCTATCGGAAGCCGCCTCGGCGCTGAAGCTCGCCGAATCCCGAACCGTCACCGGCAAAGTCGTCATCGTCCCGGACACACGCCGGCCCTGA
- a CDS encoding cytochrome P450 yields the protein MTVTDELYYDPWHAELNADPYPMFERLREQAPLYYNPVHDFYALSRFEDVNRVLLDHRSFSSARGAVLEIIKSGMEIPSGLVVFEDPPIHDIHRKLLSRAFTPRTIRALEPRIREFTARCLDPLVGAGRFDFVTQLGAVMPLRVVGMLFGIPEDHQRRVQEDGDRYVRTERGGQMTDNPEGTLTDGRIFADFIDWRAGHPADDLTTELLDAEFEDETGTVRKLRRDELLMFMNLVAVAGAETTTRLIGWTGKLLSEHPDQRRALHADRSLLPGAIEEILRFEPPALQAARHVTRDVEFHGHTVPSGSALLTLIGAANRDERRFGPDAETFDTTREPRQNLTFGIGAHYCLGNALARMEGRIALDEILNRFPDWEIDLDAAVFSSSSTVRGWDSMPARIPSRETTPVGEGRSRP from the coding sequence ATGACGGTCACCGACGAGTTGTACTACGACCCTTGGCATGCCGAGCTGAATGCCGACCCCTACCCGATGTTCGAGCGGTTACGCGAGCAGGCACCGCTGTACTACAACCCGGTGCACGACTTCTACGCCCTGAGCCGCTTCGAGGACGTCAACCGCGTCCTCCTCGATCACCGGAGCTTCAGTTCGGCGCGCGGCGCGGTCCTCGAAATCATCAAGTCCGGGATGGAGATCCCCTCGGGCCTGGTGGTTTTCGAGGATCCCCCGATCCACGACATCCACCGCAAGCTGCTCTCGCGGGCGTTCACCCCACGGACGATCCGGGCGCTCGAGCCGAGGATCCGAGAGTTCACCGCCCGCTGCCTGGATCCGCTCGTCGGCGCCGGGCGCTTCGATTTCGTCACCCAGCTGGGAGCGGTGATGCCGCTGCGCGTGGTCGGCATGCTGTTCGGCATCCCGGAGGACCATCAGCGCCGCGTACAGGAAGACGGCGACCGCTACGTCCGCACCGAGCGCGGCGGCCAGATGACCGACAACCCCGAGGGCACGCTCACCGACGGCCGGATCTTCGCCGATTTCATCGATTGGCGCGCCGGCCACCCCGCCGACGACCTGACCACCGAACTGCTCGACGCCGAATTCGAGGACGAGACGGGCACCGTCCGCAAGCTGCGCCGCGATGAGCTACTGATGTTCATGAACCTGGTGGCCGTCGCCGGCGCGGAAACCACCACCCGGCTCATCGGCTGGACCGGAAAGCTGTTGTCGGAGCATCCCGATCAGCGCCGCGCCCTGCACGCCGACCGATCGCTGCTTCCCGGCGCCATCGAGGAGATCCTGCGGTTCGAGCCGCCCGCGCTCCAGGCCGCGCGCCACGTCACTCGCGATGTCGAATTCCACGGCCACACCGTCCCGAGCGGTAGCGCACTCCTCACCCTGATCGGCGCGGCCAACCGCGACGAGCGCCGCTTCGGCCCCGACGCCGAAACCTTCGACACCACCCGCGAGCCCCGGCAAAATCTCACCTTCGGCATCGGGGCCCACTACTGCCTCGGAAATGCGCTGGCCCGCATGGAAGGCCGCATCGCCCTCGACGAAATCCTGAACCGCTTCCCCGACTGGGAGATCGACCTCGACGCGGCCGTCTTCTCGTCGTCCTCGACCGTGCGCGGATGGGACAGCATGCCCGCCCGTATCCCCTCCCGCGAGACCACTCCGGTGGGCGAGGGACGGAGCCGCCCGTAG
- a CDS encoding TetR/AcrR family transcriptional regulator — MAERWTRQRRLEHTRAVLLDAAEEVFAKQGFGGAALDDIAEVAGYTRGAIYSHFGGKEELFLAVLERHRQRLLESFDVVIASFAGVEELDVGKFADRWRDLTIAGPDSAALGYEFALYLLRNPEARAKLADQREQTIDSLADYITTHVERLGGRLLMPARDLARLLLAANEGVTISGHIDDEDLYEPYLRMVMANVAPAASGEAARKKTSRAPRAR, encoded by the coding sequence ATGGCGGAACGATGGACGCGGCAGCGGCGATTGGAGCACACCCGTGCGGTGCTGCTCGACGCCGCCGAGGAGGTCTTTGCCAAACAGGGCTTCGGTGGGGCGGCACTCGACGACATCGCCGAGGTCGCCGGGTACACCCGCGGGGCGATCTACTCGCATTTCGGGGGTAAGGAGGAACTGTTCCTGGCGGTCCTGGAGCGTCATCGGCAGCGGCTCCTGGAAAGCTTCGACGTCGTCATCGCCTCGTTCGCCGGGGTGGAGGAACTCGATGTCGGCAAGTTCGCCGATCGATGGCGTGATTTGACGATCGCGGGCCCCGACAGCGCCGCCCTGGGGTACGAGTTCGCGCTGTATCTGCTGCGCAATCCCGAGGCGCGGGCCAAGCTTGCCGATCAGCGTGAGCAGACGATCGATTCGCTCGCCGACTACATCACCACGCACGTGGAGCGGCTGGGTGGCAGGCTGCTGATGCCCGCACGCGATCTGGCGCGGCTGTTGCTCGCGGCTAACGAGGGCGTCACGATCAGCGGGCATATCGACGATGAGGACCTGTACGAGCCGTATCTGCGGATGGTGATGGCGAATGTGGCCCCGGCGGCGTCCGGTGAGGCGGCGCGGAAGAAGACCTCCCGGGCTCCGCGGGCGCGGTAA
- a CDS encoding TetR/AcrR family transcriptional regulator, which yields MGDDTSTMQTRVRNRRGQGGRLREEIVTTAADMLDEAGDENAITLRSVARRVGIAAPSIYRHFPDQPAIMLAVVRNAFTELDEQLRTAMDAAGDAPRARLMAVCHGYLDYAQAHPGRYRTMFGGLWTPDVNTSSVAAEDVATLGQDSMRRLAEALASCVAAGCATSTDPFSDAVALWIGLHGLAHQRLAAPNFRWPPDIAERIILPLAHFTSATT from the coding sequence ATGGGAGACGACACGTCAACGATGCAGACCCGCGTTCGCAATCGCCGCGGACAGGGTGGTCGCCTGCGGGAGGAGATCGTGACGACGGCGGCCGACATGCTCGACGAGGCCGGTGACGAGAACGCCATCACCCTGCGTTCGGTCGCCCGCCGCGTCGGGATCGCCGCACCGTCGATCTACCGCCACTTCCCCGACCAGCCCGCCATCATGCTGGCCGTGGTGCGCAACGCCTTCACGGAACTGGACGAGCAATTGCGCACCGCCATGGATGCCGCCGGCGATGCGCCCCGCGCACGGCTGATGGCCGTGTGTCACGGTTACCTCGATTACGCGCAAGCCCACCCGGGCCGCTACCGCACCATGTTCGGCGGACTCTGGACACCCGATGTGAACACGAGTTCCGTGGCCGCGGAGGATGTGGCAACGCTCGGACAGGACAGTATGCGGCGGCTCGCCGAAGCCCTCGCGAGCTGCGTCGCCGCCGGCTGCGCAACCAGTACCGATCCTTTCTCCGACGCGGTAGCGCTGTGGATCGGCCTGCACGGGCTCGCGCACCAGCGGCTGGCCGCCCCCAATTTCCGCTGGCCGCCGGATATCGCCGAACGAATCATCCTGCCGCTCGCGCACTTCACCAGTGCCACAACGTAA